Proteins from one Camelina sativa cultivar DH55 chromosome 8, Cs, whole genome shotgun sequence genomic window:
- the LOC104705298 gene encoding ATG8-interacting protein 2-like, whose translation MASKDDAATRANNDWEVVSLTASAYAASPGPNKPLDLKHDDALTTPPPPPDSAQTSHPLYMSRHFVFPPPTSVDELHTDTTTSDLLTEGPSKKLGFGFSLEQETGSALKKDGGDLTLKGLDLSDDDFAGLDFSDDKGGKTHDNNIYKTAMSSLDDERATSGYEQQSEPVQEPTEPASASSPSDDVSSDLNPTTKDDKNDDVPPCQAWWKRSAASLIAQAKETNTVWSIFIAAAVMGVVILGQHWQHERWQILQLKWESTIGNEKAGRFMGPISRLKQAFVGGGQRRDSFIRASSHNDS comes from the exons ATGGCTAGCAAAGATGATGCAGCTACGCGTGCTAATAATGATTGGGAAGTTGTTTCCCTTACTGCCTCTGCTTACGCTGCTTCTCCTGGTCCCAACAAACCACTCGACCTGAAACATGATGATGCACTTaccactcctcctcctcctcccgaTTCAGCTCAGACTTCTCATCCTTTGTACATGTCTCGCCACTTTGTTTTCCCTCCTCCTACTTCTGTTGATGAGCTTCATACGGATACTACTACTAGTGACCTGCTTACCGAAGGACCTAGTAAGAAGTTGGGTTTTGGATTCTCTTTGGAGCAAGAAACCGGGTCTGCTCTCAAGAAAGATGGCGGGGATTTGACTCTCAAGGGATTGGATTTATCtgatgatgattttgcaggacttgACTTTTCCGACGATAAAGGAGGCAAAACCCATGACAACAACATTTACAAGACGGCCATGAGTTCTCTGGACGATGAAAGAGCTACTTCTGGGTATGAACAACAGAGCGAACCTGTTCAAGAACCGACTGAGCCAGCCTCCGCCTCCTCTCCATCTGATGATGTTTCATCCGATCTTAATCCTACTACTAAAGATGACAAGAATGATGATGTCCCACCTTGCCAAGCCTGGTGGAAAAGAAGCGCTGCGTCTTTGATTGCACAAGCTAAAGAAACCAACACTGTTTGGTCCATCTTCATTGCTGCAGCTGTCATGGGAGTTGTGATTCTTGGCCAACATTGGCAACATGAGAGGTGGCAGATTTTGCAGCTCAAGTGGGAATCTACCATTGGAAACGAG AAAGCTGGAAGATTCATGGGGCCCATCTCTCGTCTGAAACAAGCATTTGTCGGAGGAGGACAGCGAAGGGATTCATTCATCCGAGCCAGCTCCCATAACGACAGTTAA